A genomic stretch from Theropithecus gelada isolate Dixy chromosome 2, Tgel_1.0, whole genome shotgun sequence includes:
- the COPB2 gene encoding coatomer subunit beta' isoform X1, protein MPLRLDIKRKLTARSDRVKSVDLHPTEPWMLASLYNGSVCVWNHETQTLVKTFEVCDLPVRAAKFVARKNWVVTGADDMQIRVFNYNTLERVHMFEAHSDYIRCIAVHPTQPFILTSSDDMLIKLWDWDKKWSCSQVFEGHTHYVMQIVINPKDNNQFASASLDRTIKVWQLGSSSPNFTLEGHEKGVNCIDYYSGGDKPYLISGADDRLVKIWDYQNKTCVQTLEGHAQNVSCASFHPELPIIITGSEDGTVRIWHSSTYRLESTLNYGMERVWCVASLRGSNNVALGYDEGSIIVKLGREEPAMSMDANGKIIWAKHSEVQQANLKAMGDAEIKDGERLPLAVKDMGSCEIYPQTIQHNPNGRFVVVCGDGEYIIYTAMALRNKSFGSAQEFAWAHDSSEYAIRESNSVVKIFKNFKEKKSFKPDFGAESIYGGFLLGVRSVNGLAFYDWDNTELIRRIEIQPKHIFWSDSGELVCIATEESFFILKYLSEKVLAAQETHEGVTEDGIEDAFEVLGEIQEIVKTGLWVGDCFIYTSSVNRLNYYVGGEIVTIAHLDRTMYLLGYIPKDNRLYLGDKELNIVSYSLLVSVLEYQTAVMRRDFSMADKVLPTIPKEQRTRVAHFLEKQGFKQQALTVSTDPEHRFELALQLGELKIAYQLAVEAESEQKWKQLAELAISKCQFGLAQECLHHAQDYGGLLLLATASGNANMVNKLAEGAERDGKNNVAFMSYFLQGKVDACLELLIRTGRLPEAAFLARTYLPSQVSRVVKLWRENLSKVNQKAAESLADPTEYENLFPGLKEAFVVEEWVKETHADLWPAKQYPLVTPNEERNVMEEAKGFQPSRSTAQQELDGKPASPTPVIVASHTANKEEKSLLELEVDLDNLELEDIDTTDINLDEDILDD, encoded by the exons ATG cCTCTGCGACTTGATATCAAAAGAAAGCTAACTGCTAGATCTGATCGAGTTAAGAGTGTGGATTTGCATCCTACAGAGCCATGGATGTTGGCAAGTCTTTACAATGGCAGTGTATGTGTTTGGAATCATGAAACACAG acacTGGTGAAGACATTTGAAGTATGTGATCTTCCTGTTCGAGCTGCAAAGTTTGTTGCAAGGAAGAATTGGGTTGTGACAGGAGCA GATGACATGCAGATTAGAGTGTTCAATTACAATACTCTGGAGAGAGTTCATATGTTTGAAGCACACTCAGACTACATTCGCTGTATTGCTGTTCATCCAACCCAGCCTTTCATTCTAACTAGCAGTG ATGACATGCTTATTAAGCTCTGGGACTGGGATAAAAAATGGTCTTGCTCACAAGTGTTTGAAGGACACACCCATTATGTTATGCAGATTGTGATCAACCCCAAAGATAACAATCAGTTTGCCAGTGCCTCTTTGGACAGGACTATCAAG GTATGGCAGTTGGGCTCTTCGTCACCAAACTTCACTTTGGAAGGACATGAGAAGGGTGTGAATTGTATTGATTACTACAGTGGTGGGGACAAACCATACCTCATTTCAGGTGCAGATGACCGTCTTGTTAAAATATGGGATTATCAG AATAAAACATGTGTACAGACACTGGAAGGACATGCCCAAAATGTGTCTTGTGCCAGCTTTCATCCTGAGTTGCCAATCATTATCACAGGTTCAGAAGATG GAACAGTACGTATTTGGCATTCAAGCACCTACCGGCTTGAGAGCACACTGAATTATGGAATGGAGAGGGTATGGTGCGTGGCCAGTCTAAGAGGGTCAAACAATGTCGCTTTGGGCTATGATGAAGGGAGCATCATTGTTAAG CTTGGTCGGGAGGAACCTGCCATGTCCATGGATGCCAATGGAAAGATAATTTGGGCCAAGCATTCAGAAGTCCAGCAGGCCAACCTAAAAGCAATGGGAGATGCTGAAATTAAAGATGGAGAAAGATTGCCACTGGCAGTAAAGGATATGGGCAGTTGTGAAATATACCCTCAGACTATTCAGCACAATCCTAATGGGCG GTTTGTGGTGGTGTGTGGTGATGGGGAGTATATCATCTACACAGCAATGGCATTGAGAAACAAGAGCTTTGGATCTGCTCAGGAGTTTGCATGGGCCCACGATTCTTCAGA GTATGCAATAAGAGAGAGCAACAGTGTTGTAAAGATATTTAAgaactttaaggaaaaaaaatcatttaaaccaGATTTTGGAGCAGAAA GTATCTATGGCGGCTTCTTATTGGGAGTCAGATCTGTAAATGGCTTAGCTTTCTATGACTGGGACAATACAGAACTCATACGAAGAATTGAAATTCAGCCCAAACAT ATTTTCTGGTCTGACTCTGGAGAGCTAGTCTGTATTGCTACTGAGGAATCATTTTTTATCCTTAAGTATCTGTCAGAAAAAGTCTTGGCTGCACAGGAAACACATGAGGGAGTTACTGAAGATGGCATTGAAGATGCCTTTGAG gTTCTTGGTGAGATTCAGGAAATTGTGAAAACGGGGCTTTGGGTAGGCGATTGCTTCATTTACACAAGTTCTGTGAACAGATTAAATTATTATGTTGGAGGAGAAATAGTCACCATTGCCCACTTGGACAG GACGATGTATCTCCTAGGCTACATTCCTAAAGACAACAGGCTTTATCTGGGGGATAAAGAATTGAACATCGTTAGCTATTCCCTGCTGGTTTCAGTCCTGGAATACCAGACAGCCGTCATGCGGAGGGACTTTAGCATGGCTGATAAGGTCCTTCCTACCATTCCAAAAGAACAGAGGACCAGAGTTGCACACTTTTTGGAAAAACAG gGCTTCAAGCAGCAAGCTCTTACAGTATCCACAGATCCTGAGCATCGTTTTGAGCTTGCTCTTCAACTTGGAGAGTTAAAAATTGCATACCAGTTAGCAGTGGAAGCAGAG TCAGAACAGAAGTGGAAACAACTTGCTGAACTTGCCATTAGTAAATGTCAGTTTGGCCTAGCCCAGGAGTGCCTGCACCATGCACAGGATTATGGGGGCCTGCTGCTTTTGGCCACTGCCTCTGGAAATGCTAATATGGTGAACAAGCTAGCAGAGGGTGCGGAGAGAGATGGCAAAAATAATGTGGCATTCATGAGCTACTTTTTACAGGGCAA GGTTGATGCCTGCCTAGAGCTCTTGATTAGAACTGGACGGCTGCCAGAAGCTGCCTTCCTGGCCCGAACTTACTTACCCAGTCAGGTTTCAAG GGTAGTGAAACTCTGGAGAGAGAATCTCTCAAAAGTCAATCAGAAAGCAGCAGAATCCCTTGCTGATCCAACAGAGTATGAAAACCTATTCCCTGGATTAAAAGAAGCCTTTGTTGTGGAAGAATGGGTGAAGGAAACACATGCTGATCTGTGGCCAGCCAAACAGTACCCACTTGTCACG CCAAATGAAGAGAGAAATGTCATGGAAGAGGCAAAAGGCTTTCAGCCCTCAAGATCTACAGCTCAACAG GAACTTGATGGGAAACCTGCTTCTCCTACTCCAGTTATTGTGGCCTCCCACACGgccaacaaagaagaaaag
- the COPB2 gene encoding coatomer subunit beta' isoform X2, translated as MLASLYNGSVCVWNHETQTLVKTFEVCDLPVRAAKFVARKNWVVTGADDMQIRVFNYNTLERVHMFEAHSDYIRCIAVHPTQPFILTSSDDMLIKLWDWDKKWSCSQVFEGHTHYVMQIVINPKDNNQFASASLDRTIKVWQLGSSSPNFTLEGHEKGVNCIDYYSGGDKPYLISGADDRLVKIWDYQNKTCVQTLEGHAQNVSCASFHPELPIIITGSEDGTVRIWHSSTYRLESTLNYGMERVWCVASLRGSNNVALGYDEGSIIVKLGREEPAMSMDANGKIIWAKHSEVQQANLKAMGDAEIKDGERLPLAVKDMGSCEIYPQTIQHNPNGRFVVVCGDGEYIIYTAMALRNKSFGSAQEFAWAHDSSEYAIRESNSVVKIFKNFKEKKSFKPDFGAESIYGGFLLGVRSVNGLAFYDWDNTELIRRIEIQPKHIFWSDSGELVCIATEESFFILKYLSEKVLAAQETHEGVTEDGIEDAFEVLGEIQEIVKTGLWVGDCFIYTSSVNRLNYYVGGEIVTIAHLDRTMYLLGYIPKDNRLYLGDKELNIVSYSLLVSVLEYQTAVMRRDFSMADKVLPTIPKEQRTRVAHFLEKQGFKQQALTVSTDPEHRFELALQLGELKIAYQLAVEAESEQKWKQLAELAISKCQFGLAQECLHHAQDYGGLLLLATASGNANMVNKLAEGAERDGKNNVAFMSYFLQGKVDACLELLIRTGRLPEAAFLARTYLPSQVSRVVKLWRENLSKVNQKAAESLADPTEYENLFPGLKEAFVVEEWVKETHADLWPAKQYPLVTPNEERNVMEEAKGFQPSRSTAQQELDGKPASPTPVIVASHTANKEEKSLLELEVDLDNLELEDIDTTDINLDEDILDD; from the exons ATGTTGGCAAGTCTTTACAATGGCAGTGTATGTGTTTGGAATCATGAAACACAG acacTGGTGAAGACATTTGAAGTATGTGATCTTCCTGTTCGAGCTGCAAAGTTTGTTGCAAGGAAGAATTGGGTTGTGACAGGAGCA GATGACATGCAGATTAGAGTGTTCAATTACAATACTCTGGAGAGAGTTCATATGTTTGAAGCACACTCAGACTACATTCGCTGTATTGCTGTTCATCCAACCCAGCCTTTCATTCTAACTAGCAGTG ATGACATGCTTATTAAGCTCTGGGACTGGGATAAAAAATGGTCTTGCTCACAAGTGTTTGAAGGACACACCCATTATGTTATGCAGATTGTGATCAACCCCAAAGATAACAATCAGTTTGCCAGTGCCTCTTTGGACAGGACTATCAAG GTATGGCAGTTGGGCTCTTCGTCACCAAACTTCACTTTGGAAGGACATGAGAAGGGTGTGAATTGTATTGATTACTACAGTGGTGGGGACAAACCATACCTCATTTCAGGTGCAGATGACCGTCTTGTTAAAATATGGGATTATCAG AATAAAACATGTGTACAGACACTGGAAGGACATGCCCAAAATGTGTCTTGTGCCAGCTTTCATCCTGAGTTGCCAATCATTATCACAGGTTCAGAAGATG GAACAGTACGTATTTGGCATTCAAGCACCTACCGGCTTGAGAGCACACTGAATTATGGAATGGAGAGGGTATGGTGCGTGGCCAGTCTAAGAGGGTCAAACAATGTCGCTTTGGGCTATGATGAAGGGAGCATCATTGTTAAG CTTGGTCGGGAGGAACCTGCCATGTCCATGGATGCCAATGGAAAGATAATTTGGGCCAAGCATTCAGAAGTCCAGCAGGCCAACCTAAAAGCAATGGGAGATGCTGAAATTAAAGATGGAGAAAGATTGCCACTGGCAGTAAAGGATATGGGCAGTTGTGAAATATACCCTCAGACTATTCAGCACAATCCTAATGGGCG GTTTGTGGTGGTGTGTGGTGATGGGGAGTATATCATCTACACAGCAATGGCATTGAGAAACAAGAGCTTTGGATCTGCTCAGGAGTTTGCATGGGCCCACGATTCTTCAGA GTATGCAATAAGAGAGAGCAACAGTGTTGTAAAGATATTTAAgaactttaaggaaaaaaaatcatttaaaccaGATTTTGGAGCAGAAA GTATCTATGGCGGCTTCTTATTGGGAGTCAGATCTGTAAATGGCTTAGCTTTCTATGACTGGGACAATACAGAACTCATACGAAGAATTGAAATTCAGCCCAAACAT ATTTTCTGGTCTGACTCTGGAGAGCTAGTCTGTATTGCTACTGAGGAATCATTTTTTATCCTTAAGTATCTGTCAGAAAAAGTCTTGGCTGCACAGGAAACACATGAGGGAGTTACTGAAGATGGCATTGAAGATGCCTTTGAG gTTCTTGGTGAGATTCAGGAAATTGTGAAAACGGGGCTTTGGGTAGGCGATTGCTTCATTTACACAAGTTCTGTGAACAGATTAAATTATTATGTTGGAGGAGAAATAGTCACCATTGCCCACTTGGACAG GACGATGTATCTCCTAGGCTACATTCCTAAAGACAACAGGCTTTATCTGGGGGATAAAGAATTGAACATCGTTAGCTATTCCCTGCTGGTTTCAGTCCTGGAATACCAGACAGCCGTCATGCGGAGGGACTTTAGCATGGCTGATAAGGTCCTTCCTACCATTCCAAAAGAACAGAGGACCAGAGTTGCACACTTTTTGGAAAAACAG gGCTTCAAGCAGCAAGCTCTTACAGTATCCACAGATCCTGAGCATCGTTTTGAGCTTGCTCTTCAACTTGGAGAGTTAAAAATTGCATACCAGTTAGCAGTGGAAGCAGAG TCAGAACAGAAGTGGAAACAACTTGCTGAACTTGCCATTAGTAAATGTCAGTTTGGCCTAGCCCAGGAGTGCCTGCACCATGCACAGGATTATGGGGGCCTGCTGCTTTTGGCCACTGCCTCTGGAAATGCTAATATGGTGAACAAGCTAGCAGAGGGTGCGGAGAGAGATGGCAAAAATAATGTGGCATTCATGAGCTACTTTTTACAGGGCAA GGTTGATGCCTGCCTAGAGCTCTTGATTAGAACTGGACGGCTGCCAGAAGCTGCCTTCCTGGCCCGAACTTACTTACCCAGTCAGGTTTCAAG GGTAGTGAAACTCTGGAGAGAGAATCTCTCAAAAGTCAATCAGAAAGCAGCAGAATCCCTTGCTGATCCAACAGAGTATGAAAACCTATTCCCTGGATTAAAAGAAGCCTTTGTTGTGGAAGAATGGGTGAAGGAAACACATGCTGATCTGTGGCCAGCCAAACAGTACCCACTTGTCACG CCAAATGAAGAGAGAAATGTCATGGAAGAGGCAAAAGGCTTTCAGCCCTCAAGATCTACAGCTCAACAG GAACTTGATGGGAAACCTGCTTCTCCTACTCCAGTTATTGTGGCCTCCCACACGgccaacaaagaagaaaag